Proteins from one Pseudomonas grandcourensis genomic window:
- the tcuA gene encoding FAD-dependent tricarballylate dehydrogenase TcuA, which yields MIDVLIIGGGNAALCAALMAREAGASVMLLEASPKIWRGGNSQHTRNLRCMHDEPQDVLIDAYPEEEYWQDLLKVTGGLTDEKLARIAIRASSSCRDWMRSHGVHFQPPLSGALHVARTNAFFMGGGKALVNAYFRSAERLGVKVRYNTQVTDIELDEGKFVAAHVGEHEVDGQRFAAERIEARACVLAAGGFESNREWLREAWGQNERGEWPSDNFLIRGTRFNTGILLRRMLDLGADVIGDPTQAHMVAIDARAPLYDGGICTRIDCVSLGVVVNRDGERFYDEGEDFWPKRYAIWGRLVAGQPGQQAYSIIDQQAIGRFMPPVFPGTTANTLQDLARQLKLPQEKFVKTVEDYNCACRVGTFDHTALDDCHTQGLMPAKTHWARPLVKPPFYAYPLKPGVTFTYLGLATDETAAVHFNGKASPNLFVAGEMMAGNVLGKGYTAGIGMAIGTAFGRIAGVQAAASVGFGVSSASTEPRHATV from the coding sequence ATGATCGATGTCTTAATCATAGGGGGTGGCAATGCTGCCTTGTGCGCCGCTCTGATGGCGCGAGAAGCGGGCGCCAGCGTGATGCTGCTGGAAGCCTCTCCGAAAATCTGGCGCGGTGGCAACTCCCAACACACCCGTAACCTGCGGTGCATGCACGACGAACCGCAGGACGTGCTGATCGATGCCTATCCGGAAGAAGAATACTGGCAAGACCTGTTGAAGGTTACCGGTGGCCTCACGGATGAAAAGCTTGCACGCATTGCCATTCGGGCATCGTCTTCTTGCCGCGATTGGATGCGTTCACACGGCGTGCATTTCCAGCCACCGCTGTCCGGCGCGCTGCACGTGGCGCGGACCAATGCATTTTTTATGGGCGGCGGCAAAGCGCTGGTCAATGCGTATTTCCGCAGCGCCGAGCGCCTGGGTGTAAAAGTTCGATACAACACGCAAGTGACCGACATCGAGTTGGATGAGGGGAAATTCGTTGCCGCCCATGTGGGCGAACATGAGGTCGATGGTCAGCGTTTCGCCGCCGAACGCATTGAAGCCCGAGCCTGCGTGTTGGCGGCCGGCGGCTTCGAATCCAACCGTGAATGGCTGCGCGAAGCCTGGGGTCAGAACGAACGCGGTGAATGGCCATCGGACAATTTCCTGATCCGGGGCACCCGATTCAACACCGGCATTTTGCTACGGCGCATGCTCGACCTTGGCGCAGATGTGATCGGCGATCCGACGCAAGCACACATGGTCGCGATTGATGCCCGTGCGCCACTCTACGACGGCGGCATCTGCACCCGAATCGACTGCGTATCGCTGGGTGTGGTGGTCAATCGTGATGGCGAACGCTTCTACGACGAAGGTGAGGATTTCTGGCCAAAACGTTATGCGATCTGGGGGCGTCTGGTGGCCGGACAACCCGGTCAGCAGGCGTATTCGATCATCGATCAACAAGCCATCGGCCGCTTCATGCCGCCGGTCTTTCCCGGAACCACCGCCAATACTCTGCAAGACCTTGCCCGCCAGTTGAAGCTGCCTCAAGAAAAATTCGTCAAGACTGTCGAGGACTACAACTGCGCCTGCCGCGTTGGCACGTTCGATCACACGGCGTTGGACGACTGCCACACCCAAGGACTGATGCCCGCCAAAACCCATTGGGCGCGGCCATTGGTGAAACCACCTTTCTACGCCTACCCGCTTAAACCGGGTGTCACGTTCACCTACCTCGGCCTCGCCACCGACGAAACCGCTGCCGTGCATTTCAACGGCAAAGCGAGCCCCAACCTGTTCGTCGCGGGAGAAATGATGGCCGGCAATGTTCTGGGCAAGGGCTACACCGCCGGCATCGGCATGGCCATCGGTACCGCGTTTGGCCGCATCGCCGGTGTGCAGGCGGCCGCTTCGGTGGGCTTTGGCGTTTCATCTGCAAGCACGGAGCCTCGACATGCAACTGTTTGA
- a CDS encoding MFS transporter, translating to MMKTTTATTQAKGSKLGAILRVTSGNFLEQFDFFLFGFYATYISQTFFPATSEFASLMMTFAVFGSGFLMRPLGAIVLGAYIDKVGRRKGLIVTLSIMAAGTVLIALVPGYAAIGLAAPILVLLGRLLQGFSAGAEMGGVSVYLAEISTPGHTGFYTSWQSASQQVAIVVAAALGYTINATMQAAEIADWGWRIPFFIGCVIIPFIFIIRRSLEETAAFTARSHRPTTREVFRSMRDNWRTVLAGGLMASMTTTTFYLITVYTPTFGRTVLNLSTTDSLVVTLLVGISNFIWLPIGGALSDRIGRRPLLLAISLLCTFTAYPAMHWLAEAASFERLLAVLLYFSFFFGIYNGAMVAALTEVMPQNVRVVGFSLAFSLATAVFGGFTPAISTLLVQATGDKASPAYWLMFAAVCGFTATTILYRRQKGLAVRTV from the coding sequence ATGATGAAAACGACAACGGCAACAACCCAAGCCAAGGGGTCCAAATTGGGCGCCATTTTGCGGGTCACCAGTGGTAATTTTCTCGAGCAGTTCGACTTCTTTCTGTTCGGGTTCTACGCGACCTACATCTCCCAGACCTTCTTTCCAGCCACCAGCGAGTTTGCCTCGCTAATGATGACCTTCGCGGTATTCGGCTCCGGATTCCTGATGCGTCCGTTAGGCGCTATTGTGCTGGGGGCATACATCGACAAGGTGGGCCGTCGCAAGGGACTGATCGTAACGCTGTCGATCATGGCCGCCGGTACCGTATTGATCGCCCTGGTGCCGGGCTATGCCGCCATCGGCCTGGCGGCACCGATTCTGGTGTTGTTGGGCAGGCTGCTACAGGGCTTCTCCGCCGGCGCGGAAATGGGCGGTGTTTCCGTGTACCTGGCGGAAATTTCCACCCCCGGTCACACCGGTTTCTACACCAGTTGGCAATCGGCCAGCCAACAGGTGGCAATCGTCGTCGCGGCCGCGTTGGGCTACACGATCAACGCCACGATGCAAGCCGCAGAAATCGCCGATTGGGGATGGCGTATTCCGTTCTTTATTGGCTGCGTGATCATCCCGTTCATTTTCATTATTCGCCGCTCACTGGAAGAAACTGCTGCCTTCACTGCTCGCAGCCATCGTCCAACAACTCGCGAAGTTTTTCGCTCGATGCGTGACAACTGGCGCACCGTACTGGCGGGCGGCTTGATGGCGTCCATGACCACGACCACGTTCTATCTTATTACGGTCTACACACCGACGTTTGGCAGGACAGTACTGAACCTGAGCACCACCGACAGCCTGGTGGTCACACTGCTGGTCGGCATCAGCAACTTTATCTGGCTACCTATCGGCGGCGCCCTCTCCGACCGCATTGGCCGGCGGCCACTCTTGCTGGCGATATCGTTGCTGTGCACCTTCACCGCCTATCCCGCCATGCACTGGCTGGCAGAGGCCGCGAGTTTCGAACGTCTGCTCGCCGTGCTGCTGTACTTCTCATTCTTCTTTGGCATTTACAACGGCGCCATGGTCGCGGCACTGACCGAAGTCATGCCACAGAACGTGCGGGTGGTCGGGTTTTCTCTGGCCTTCAGTTTGGCCACCGCGGTGTTTGGCGGTTTTACGCCGGCAATCTCGACGCTGCTTGTCCAGGCCACGGGGGACAAGGCATCACCTGCCTATTGGCTGATGTTCGCGGCGGTGTGCGGGTTCACGGCGACGACGATTCTGTATCGTCGGCAAAAAGGTTTGGCAGTCAGAACTGTTTAG
- a CDS encoding amino acid ABC transporter permease translates to MDLLQTFFNWNVLVDSLPLMMRGLGVTILLGVVSIALGLVGGLLLALLRLYSYAPVRALARIYIDIMRSIPLLVLLVLIYYALPFVGIRLSSFAAAASALSLVSCAYSAEIFRSGIEAIPRGQFEASASQGMSFFNTMRDVVLPQAIRIVMPPMTSNCINVMKDTALASVVAMPDLLKQATQAQALAANPTPLVGAALLYLLLLLPLVQMVSWVERRNASGGKTA, encoded by the coding sequence ATGGATCTTTTGCAGACATTCTTCAACTGGAACGTGCTCGTCGATTCGCTTCCGCTGATGATGCGCGGTTTGGGCGTGACCATTTTGCTTGGGGTGGTGAGCATTGCCCTGGGCCTGGTGGGCGGGCTGTTGCTGGCATTGCTGCGGTTGTACTCCTACGCACCTGTTCGAGCGCTTGCGCGTATCTACATCGATATCATGCGCTCTATTCCACTGCTGGTTTTACTGGTACTCATCTATTACGCGCTGCCTTTTGTCGGCATTCGACTGTCGTCTTTTGCGGCCGCTGCCAGTGCGCTCTCGCTTGTCTCCTGCGCCTACAGTGCGGAGATTTTTCGTTCGGGCATCGAGGCCATTCCCCGTGGCCAGTTCGAAGCATCGGCCTCTCAAGGCATGAGTTTCTTCAATACCATGCGTGACGTCGTTTTACCCCAGGCCATCCGCATCGTAATGCCCCCTATGACCAGCAACTGCATCAACGTCATGAAAGACACGGCGCTCGCTTCAGTCGTCGCCATGCCCGACTTGTTGAAGCAGGCAACCCAGGCACAGGCACTGGCTGCCAATCCGACGCCACTGGTGGGCGCAGCCTTGCTGTACCTGTTGTTATTGCTGCCGCTGGTACAAATGGTCAGCTGGGTTGAACGTCGTAACGCCTCTGGAGGAAAAACCGCATGA
- a CDS encoding cysteine desulfurase-like protein, with translation MNPLDIDFVRKQFPALADGYAYMDNAGGSMVLNTVAERVCDYLLNNSVQLGASYKPSVVAGERVMQARHSVMQLINAEHPEEVIMGGSTTHLLQILCRAIAPSIVPGDEIIVTNCDHEANIGPWVKLCESRGATLRVWQVNLDSCELELDDLQVLLNDKTRYVAMTHTSNILGSVNPVAEVARRVHAVGAKLCVDAVAYAPHRLVDVQASGADFYVYSFYKTFGPHFAVLWGRRYLLLELPSLNHFFIGQDVVPYKLQPGNVNYELSFGCIGITDYLLDISTRLGAQGSERECMQAAFDAFEVQEDLLAERLLEFLRQREGVRIIGKADTRNRVPTISFVVDGVQSEAIVRRVDEHRIGIRFGDFYARRLIEALGLDQFGGVVRVSLAHYNTLEEVDRLITALDQAINALR, from the coding sequence GTGAATCCTCTCGATATCGATTTTGTTCGCAAGCAGTTTCCAGCTCTGGCCGATGGTTATGCCTACATGGATAACGCCGGAGGTTCGATGGTACTGAACACCGTGGCCGAGCGGGTCTGTGATTACCTGCTGAACAACAGTGTGCAATTGGGGGCGTCCTACAAACCTTCCGTTGTCGCTGGCGAGCGAGTGATGCAGGCGCGCCACTCGGTCATGCAGTTGATCAACGCCGAGCACCCCGAAGAAGTGATCATGGGCGGCTCGACCACCCACTTGTTGCAAATACTGTGTCGCGCCATCGCCCCGTCAATCGTTCCAGGCGATGAAATCATCGTCACCAATTGCGATCATGAGGCCAACATCGGACCCTGGGTCAAGCTTTGCGAAAGCCGTGGGGCGACCTTGCGCGTGTGGCAGGTCAATCTCGACAGTTGTGAGCTGGAGCTGGATGACCTGCAGGTCTTGCTCAATGACAAAACCCGTTATGTGGCCATGACCCACACCTCGAATATTCTCGGCTCGGTCAATCCTGTCGCCGAAGTTGCGCGGCGTGTCCATGCGGTGGGTGCGAAACTGTGCGTGGACGCCGTCGCTTATGCGCCACACCGTTTGGTGGATGTGCAGGCGAGCGGCGCCGACTTCTACGTCTATAGCTTCTATAAAACGTTCGGCCCGCACTTTGCCGTGCTCTGGGGACGTCGCTATCTGTTGCTGGAATTGCCGAGCCTTAACCACTTCTTTATCGGTCAGGATGTGGTGCCTTACAAATTGCAGCCGGGCAACGTCAACTACGAGTTGTCATTCGGTTGCATCGGCATTACCGACTATTTGCTCGACATCAGCACCCGGCTTGGAGCGCAAGGCAGCGAGCGCGAGTGCATGCAGGCTGCGTTCGATGCCTTCGAGGTGCAGGAAGATTTGCTCGCCGAGCGTCTGCTGGAATTTTTGCGGCAGCGCGAAGGCGTTCGGATCATTGGCAAAGCGGATACGCGAAATCGAGTGCCAACGATCAGTTTCGTGGTGGATGGCGTTCAGTCAGAGGCTATTGTGCGCAGGGTCGATGAGCACCGGATTGGCATTCGTTTTGGTGACTTCTATGCAAGGCGACTTATCGAAGCCCTTGGGCTTGATCAGTTTGGCGGGGTCGTGCGGGTGTCGTTGGCGCATTACAACACGCTGGAAGAAGTCGACCGCCTCATCACTGCGCTGGATCAAGCCATCAATGCGTTGCGTTGA
- a CDS encoding transporter substrate-binding domain-containing protein, whose protein sequence is MKAKVMLGLFMTAAVSLPAWAADWTVGANVGNVPWEFQDSKGEFVGFEVDVVNEVAKRAGKSVEFVNIPFNGLFSAVQSKRVDIAISSITITPKRLESVAFAQPYFDSDQSLTTLTTSKVKSLADMNDKVVGVDTGSTGDMWIGQHKDEYKFADVSRYEGLSPAMLDLASGRIDGYISDIPAVLYYIKDKPQYSIVARIPTGERYSLMHAKGWAMSDQVNDIISKMKEDGTLGKIHKQWFGAEADKDSSTLKVTAVLK, encoded by the coding sequence ATGAAAGCAAAAGTGATGTTGGGATTGTTCATGACGGCCGCAGTTTCACTGCCAGCCTGGGCCGCGGACTGGACCGTAGGTGCTAACGTTGGCAACGTGCCTTGGGAATTTCAGGATTCCAAAGGTGAGTTTGTCGGCTTCGAAGTCGATGTTGTAAATGAGGTGGCCAAACGCGCCGGAAAAAGCGTCGAGTTCGTCAACATTCCTTTCAACGGCCTGTTCAGTGCCGTGCAATCCAAACGCGTCGACATCGCTATTTCATCCATCACCATCACTCCGAAACGTCTGGAGTCGGTAGCCTTTGCGCAGCCTTACTTCGACAGCGACCAGTCGCTCACCACACTGACCACTTCCAAGGTCAAAAGCCTGGCCGACATGAACGACAAGGTGGTTGGTGTCGACACTGGCTCTACCGGCGACATGTGGATCGGCCAACACAAGGACGAGTACAAGTTCGCCGATGTCTCGCGTTATGAAGGGCTATCGCCGGCCATGCTCGATCTGGCTTCCGGACGAATCGATGGCTACATCAGCGACATTCCTGCGGTGCTCTACTACATCAAGGACAAGCCGCAATATTCCATCGTGGCGCGTATTCCCACCGGTGAACGCTACTCGCTGATGCACGCCAAAGGCTGGGCGATGAGCGATCAGGTCAACGACATCATCAGCAAGATGAAAGAAGACGGCACCCTCGGAAAAATCCACAAACAGTGGTTCGGCGCCGAAGCCGATAAAGACTCGAGCACCCTGAAAGTGACCGCCGTCCTCAAGTAA
- the tcuB gene encoding tricarballylate utilization 4Fe-4S protein TcuB: MQLFDPQASGGLIPVLNLDESEVQRQMTICNSCRYCEGFCAVFPAMTRRLEFTQADIHYLANLCHNCGACLHACQYAAPHEFDVNIPKAMAKVRLDTYAEYAWPQVMGRLYQRNGLTLALASGGGLALFLCLTLMLMGNLFTAIPGGNFYKIFPHNTLALMFGTVFGFAVLALTMGVRRFWRNVSPVAAPLPLKTSAALEATANVAKLKYLDGGHGKGCNNADDQFTLWRRRFHHLTFYGFMLCFAATGVATLFHYLLKWSAPYPIFSLPVMLGIAGGIGLLIGPAGLLWLNLRRNPAHGDENQKPMDRGFIALLFLVSASGLALLALRETSALGLMLAIHLGLVMAFFLTMPYSKFAHGIFRSAALLKHAIEKRQPNPINAGSD; encoded by the coding sequence ATGCAACTGTTTGATCCCCAAGCGTCGGGCGGGTTGATCCCGGTTTTGAATCTTGACGAAAGTGAAGTCCAGCGGCAGATGACCATCTGCAATTCCTGCCGTTATTGCGAAGGCTTTTGCGCGGTATTTCCGGCGATGACCCGGCGCTTGGAATTCACTCAGGCCGACATCCATTACCTGGCGAACTTGTGCCATAACTGCGGCGCGTGCCTGCACGCCTGTCAGTACGCCGCCCCACACGAATTCGACGTCAACATACCCAAAGCCATGGCCAAAGTGCGCCTGGATACTTACGCCGAATACGCCTGGCCGCAAGTGATGGGCAGGTTGTATCAGCGCAACGGCCTGACCCTGGCGCTGGCTTCCGGTGGGGGACTGGCCTTGTTTTTATGCCTGACCCTGATGCTCATGGGCAACCTGTTCACGGCCATTCCCGGGGGCAACTTCTACAAGATTTTCCCGCATAACACCCTGGCGCTGATGTTCGGCACAGTGTTCGGCTTTGCGGTACTTGCCCTGACCATGGGTGTACGGCGCTTCTGGCGCAACGTTTCACCGGTCGCAGCGCCACTGCCGTTGAAAACGTCCGCTGCATTGGAGGCTACGGCCAACGTCGCGAAGCTCAAATACCTGGACGGCGGCCATGGCAAGGGCTGCAACAACGCTGACGATCAATTCACCTTGTGGCGACGCCGATTCCACCACCTCACCTTCTACGGCTTCATGCTGTGCTTCGCCGCCACCGGCGTCGCCACGCTCTTTCACTATCTGCTGAAGTGGTCGGCGCCTTATCCGATCTTCAGCTTGCCGGTGATGTTGGGGATTGCCGGTGGCATCGGCCTGCTGATCGGCCCGGCCGGTCTTCTTTGGCTGAACCTGCGTCGCAACCCTGCACACGGCGATGAGAACCAAAAACCCATGGATCGCGGCTTCATCGCACTGCTGTTCCTGGTCAGCGCAAGCGGCCTGGCGCTTCTGGCTTTGCGTGAAACCAGCGCCCTGGGCTTGATGTTGGCTATCCATCTAGGCCTGGTCATGGCGTTTTTCCTGACCATGCCCTACAGCAAATTCGCCCATGGAATATTCCGCAGCGCAGCGCTGCTCAAACACGCCATCGAGAAGCGTCAACCCAACCCGATCAACGCCGGCAGCGACTGA
- a CDS encoding amino acid ABC transporter ATP-binding protein, with the protein MSTLIDIEKLDKYYGSFKALSNINLQVEEGEVVVILGPSGSGKSTLIRCINLLEDYQQGDIRVGGERVENGPRLSAIRSEVGMVFQSFNLYPHLTVLDNVSLAPIRVRGLSRRDAHARAKELLVKVGMGDHAHKYPSQLSGGQQQRVAIARTMAMEPRAILFDEPTSALDPEMVGEVLDVMQNLARSGVTMVVVTHEMGFARRVADRVIFMESGRIVEQNIPEPFFTAPKEPRTQAFLQAILHH; encoded by the coding sequence ATGAGTACGTTGATTGACATCGAAAAGCTCGACAAGTACTACGGCAGCTTCAAGGCGTTAAGCAATATCAATTTGCAGGTTGAAGAGGGTGAAGTGGTGGTCATTCTTGGCCCGTCCGGTTCGGGAAAATCGACCTTGATTCGCTGCATCAATCTGCTTGAAGACTACCAGCAGGGCGATATTCGCGTGGGGGGGGAGCGGGTTGAAAACGGTCCGCGACTGAGCGCCATCCGTAGTGAAGTAGGTATGGTGTTTCAGAGCTTCAACCTCTATCCACACCTCACTGTTCTCGACAACGTGTCGCTGGCGCCGATCCGTGTTCGCGGGCTGAGTCGGCGTGATGCTCACGCCAGGGCCAAGGAACTATTGGTGAAGGTCGGCATGGGCGATCACGCTCATAAATACCCGAGCCAATTGTCTGGCGGCCAACAGCAGCGTGTTGCTATTGCCCGCACCATGGCCATGGAACCTCGCGCAATTCTGTTCGACGAACCGACTTCGGCACTGGACCCGGAAATGGTTGGCGAAGTACTCGATGTCATGCAGAACCTTGCTCGCTCCGGCGTCACGATGGTCGTGGTGACTCACGAAATGGGTTTTGCCCGTCGGGTCGCCGACCGGGTGATCTTCATGGAAAGCGGACGCATTGTTGAGCAGAACATCCCTGAACCCTTTTTTACCGCACCTAAGGAACCTCGCACACAAGCGTTCCTGCAGGCCATCTTGCACCATTGA
- a CDS encoding LysR substrate-binding domain-containing protein, with the protein MELRQLRYFVKIIELGSLGRAALELDVGVSALSQQISKLESELCTRLLNRTSTGVTPTSAGFAFLHHAQLTLRQAENAIMAAHRGRMSGYVSVGLPPTTATVLALPLINAMRARYPDIQLHLVEMLSGHLAAQLNARQIDLAILFQLEGGKRWSVTPLLDEKLFVIASPSLPQAPSGDSVQLADLGGLPLVMPSAQHGLRSALMSAFERVGLTPNVIMEVDGLAVLMNAVRAGHAATIQPGAAAALKDGSGLSLIKIADPHVGRRNLLATLADDELSPAALATRLVIVDVARQLVVDKQWPGATWIEGVDA; encoded by the coding sequence TTGGAATTGAGACAACTACGCTATTTCGTAAAAATCATCGAGCTTGGCAGCCTGGGGCGTGCGGCACTTGAACTGGACGTTGGTGTGTCAGCCCTCAGTCAGCAAATCTCCAAGCTGGAAAGCGAACTGTGCACCCGCCTCCTGAATCGAACCTCCACCGGCGTGACGCCCACTAGCGCCGGATTTGCGTTTCTACACCATGCCCAACTGACGCTACGCCAGGCGGAAAATGCCATCATGGCCGCCCATCGCGGGCGAATGAGCGGTTATGTCAGCGTCGGCTTACCACCGACTACCGCGACGGTACTCGCGTTGCCGTTGATCAACGCAATGCGTGCGCGTTATCCGGACATACAACTGCATTTGGTGGAAATGCTTTCCGGCCACTTGGCGGCGCAGCTCAACGCACGGCAAATTGATCTGGCCATCCTGTTCCAGCTCGAAGGGGGTAAACGCTGGAGCGTGACTCCGCTGCTGGATGAAAAGCTGTTTGTCATCGCCTCGCCCAGCCTGCCTCAAGCGCCTTCTGGTGATAGCGTGCAGTTAGCGGACCTCGGCGGCCTGCCGCTGGTGATGCCCAGTGCGCAACATGGACTGCGCTCGGCATTGATGAGCGCGTTCGAGCGGGTCGGGCTAACACCCAATGTCATTATGGAAGTCGACGGTCTCGCTGTTTTGATGAACGCCGTTCGGGCCGGTCATGCGGCAACGATACAACCGGGGGCGGCCGCAGCATTGAAAGACGGGTCCGGGCTTTCACTGATCAAGATTGCCGATCCCCATGTGGGCCGGCGTAATCTTCTGGCGACGCTGGCAGACGACGAACTCTCTCCGGCGGCGCTGGCAACGCGGTTGGTCATCGTCGATGTGGCGCGACAGTTGGTCGTCGACAAACAGTGGCCTGGAGCTACGTGGATAGAAGGGGTAGACGCGTAA